From a single Nitrogeniibacter mangrovi genomic region:
- the meaB gene encoding methylmalonyl Co-A mutase-associated GTPase MeaB produces MNTPHTPLELPATDQLLVDGVLARQLRPLARTITLIESLRPDHRARARRVLEALLPHTGGAMRVGISGVPGVGKSTFIEALGLYLIEQGLRVAVLAVDPSSSVTGGSILGDKTRMERLSQNTNAFIRPSPSAGSLGGVASKTRETLLVCEAAGFDVIIVETVGVGQSETAVAGMTDIFCLLQLPNAGDDLQAIKKGIMELADLIVVNKADIDPRLAMLAKSQIKSALAMLRHSSPNWVPPVLTLSALKQDGIAQFWGEITRYRETMQASGEFESKRRDQAQAWMWELIDAGLRERFRENTSVKHELPGLQQAVADGHTTPAAAAHRLLKYLSEEH; encoded by the coding sequence ATGAACACGCCGCACACGCCCCTCGAACTGCCCGCCACCGACCAGTTGCTGGTCGACGGCGTGCTGGCGCGCCAGCTGCGCCCGCTGGCGCGCACCATCACCCTCATCGAATCGCTGCGCCCGGACCACCGCGCCCGCGCCCGCCGGGTGCTCGAGGCGCTGCTGCCGCACACCGGCGGCGCCATGCGGGTGGGGATCTCGGGGGTGCCGGGGGTGGGCAAGTCCACCTTCATCGAGGCGCTGGGCCTGTATCTGATCGAGCAGGGGCTGCGGGTGGCGGTGCTGGCGGTCGATCCGTCCTCCTCGGTGACCGGCGGCTCCATCCTCGGCGACAAGACGCGCATGGAGCGGCTGTCGCAGAACACGAACGCGTTCATCCGTCCCAGTCCGTCGGCGGGCAGCCTCGGCGGGGTGGCCAGCAAGACCCGCGAGACCCTGCTGGTGTGCGAGGCGGCCGGCTTCGACGTGATCATCGTCGAGACCGTGGGTGTGGGCCAGTCCGAGACCGCCGTCGCCGGCATGACCGACATCTTCTGCCTGCTGCAGCTGCCCAACGCGGGCGACGATCTGCAGGCGATCAAGAAGGGGATCATGGAGCTGGCCGACCTGATCGTGGTGAACAAGGCCGACATCGATCCGCGCCTGGCCATGCTGGCCAAGAGCCAGATCAAATCGGCGCTGGCGATGCTGCGGCACAGCTCGCCCAACTGGGTGCCGCCGGTGCTGACGCTGTCGGCGCTGAAGCAGGACGGCATCGCGCAGTTCTGGGGCGAGATCACGCGCTATCGCGAGACCATGCAGGCCTCGGGCGAGTTCGAGAGCAAGCGCCGCGATCAGGCCCAGGCGTGGATGTGGGAACTGATCGATGCCGGGCTGCGCGAGCGCTTCCGCGAGAACACCTCGGTCAAGCACGAACTGCCCGGCCTGCAGCAGGCGGTGGCGGACGGGCACACGACGCCGGCGGCCGCCGCGCACCGGCTGTTGAAGTATCTGAGTGAAGAGCACTGA